The Solanum lycopersicum chromosome 6, SLM_r2.1 genome has a window encoding:
- the LOC101255206 gene encoding dolichol-phosphate mannose synthase subunit 2-like: protein MELADRTIGLLLTVTSLSIFTYYTFWVIILPLVDTDHFVHKYFLPQEYAILIPVFVGMTLICLLSMFTGYVMLNSKKKKA from the exons ATGGAATTAGCTGACAGAACGATTGGACTGCTTTTGACAGTTACTAGCTTGTCAATTTTCACATATTATACCTTCTGGGTCATCATTCTG CCATTGGTTGATACTGATCATTTTGTGCACAAATATTTTCTACCTCAAGAGTATGCAATTCTTATTCCCGTATTTGTTGGAATGACACTCATCTGCTTGTTGAGCATGTTTACTGGATATGTGATGCTCAATTCCAAAAAGAAGAAGGCATGA
- the LOC101254907 gene encoding profilin-1-like yields the protein MSWQSYVDDHLMCDLEGHRLTSAAILGFDGSVWAQSSAFPKFKQEEIINIMKDFDEPGFLAPTGLFLGGAKYMVIQGEPGAVIRGKKGAGGITIKKTVQALIFGIYEEPVTPGQCNMVVEKIGDYLIDQGY from the exons ATGTCGTGGCAATCCTATGTAGATGATCACTTGATGTGCGACCTTGAAGGCCATCGCCTCACCTCAGCGGCTATTCTTGGCTTTGATGGCAGCGTTTGGGCTCAAAGCTCTGCATTCCCTAag TTTAAACAAGAGGAAATTATTAATATCATGAAAGATTTTGATGAACCTGGATTTCTTGCTCCCACTGGGCTATTCCTTGGCGGCGCAAAGTACATGGTCATCCAAGGAGAACCTGGCGCTGTCATCCGTGGCAAAAAG GGGGCTGGTGGAATAACAATTAAGAAAACAGTTCAAGCTCTAATTTTTGGTATCTACGAAGAACCAGTGACTCCAGGACAGTGTAACATGGTTGTTGAGAAAATTGGAGACTACCTTATAGACCAGGGTTATTGA